One segment of Deinococcus multiflagellatus DNA contains the following:
- a CDS encoding helix-turn-helix domain-containing protein, with translation MSSRLEDLSLIRLTEIAADYGVTADAVADTFKRHGKRLYKLGRVQAASLSELEWYASHRERRAPTVLKRPAGWLGIKQVVDRLNLTASTVGELNERGDLDAVRVGNQYFYNPEHVERERLKRSGVPPAWVAIADLIHEHGWRDDIPYRHVRRLGLQTLNCMVRGDKGTAKRLAIRREDAPRLVAVMSLPFNYPGRMTTTQLCAACGVTSRTVHSWVYQGMPTLQCRHSSYWFDPAEVLAFFDQHSPAQDQRAARLRAHLAEQDRSAA, from the coding sequence ATGAGCAGTCGGCTTGAGGACCTGAGTCTGATCCGCTTGACCGAGATAGCGGCGGACTATGGCGTGACCGCTGACGCCGTTGCAGACACGTTCAAGCGGCACGGCAAGCGCCTGTACAAGCTGGGACGGGTGCAGGCTGCCAGCCTGTCGGAGCTGGAATGGTACGCCTCACACCGCGAGCGCCGCGCACCCACCGTCCTGAAGCGCCCCGCTGGGTGGCTGGGGATCAAGCAGGTGGTAGATCGACTCAACCTCACCGCCTCGACGGTGGGTGAACTCAATGAACGGGGTGACCTCGACGCCGTGCGCGTGGGGAACCAGTACTTCTACAACCCTGAGCACGTGGAACGGGAGCGGCTGAAGCGCAGTGGCGTGCCGCCCGCCTGGGTGGCCATTGCGGACCTGATCCATGAGCACGGTTGGCGGGATGACATTCCTTACCGGCACGTCCGGCGCCTGGGGTTGCAGACCTTGAACTGCATGGTGCGCGGCGACAAGGGCACCGCAAAGCGTCTGGCCATCCGCCGGGAAGATGCCCCGCGTCTCGTGGCCGTGATGAGCCTCCCCTTCAACTACCCCGGCCGCATGACCACCACGCAGCTGTGTGCCGCCTGTGGCGTGACCTCCCGCACGGTGCACAGCTGGGTGTACCAGGGCATGCCCACGCTGCAGTGCCGGCATTCCTCGTACTGGTTTGACCCAGCAGAGGTCCTGGCCTTCTTCGATCAGCACAGCCCTGCCCAGGATCAGCGCGCCGCCCGCCTGCGCGCCCACCTTGCCGAGCAGGACAGGAGCGCCGCATGA
- the dnaB gene encoding replicative DNA helicase, protein MNDLTPRVAPHDTAAEIALLGSVLLDNDALTNTAVSQLQPADFYQAKHRLIWAAVPALRDARTQDGQPGPVDLITLSAELTRRGQLDEAGGLTYLMGLADQVPTAVYAEHYARIVLEKATLRGKIAAAGKLMQACYDQAVPLEEIDAMTALIPNLTRFDSGLERVGDTVRAVLEQAAQGTGPNGAPTGLKDLDELMGGLEPGRLYVLAARPAMGKTAAAFQMAVHVARVRGRVLGFSLEMPTEEITARLLCSEARVDLKRFSESRRGQGNLNDRDWERLTHAGAHLDGLRLDMLAKPGLKLQELLDAVRQAHRDEPLSLFVLDYLQLVQVSGRAGENTVQRVTMISSALKGLAMELGIPVLALSQLSRAVEQRPNHRPMLSDLRESGSVEQDADVVMFIYRDEYYNQETDQRGIAEFILGKQRNGPTGTVKTQFHSAFTRFNDLAPEYVGSA, encoded by the coding sequence ATGAACGACCTCACCCCCCGCGTTGCCCCGCATGACACCGCTGCCGAAATTGCCCTGCTGGGCAGCGTGCTGCTGGACAATGATGCCCTGACCAACACGGCGGTCAGCCAGCTGCAGCCCGCGGACTTCTACCAAGCCAAGCACCGCCTGATCTGGGCGGCCGTGCCGGCGCTGCGGGATGCCCGCACCCAGGACGGTCAGCCCGGCCCGGTGGACCTCATCACCCTCAGCGCAGAGCTGACCCGGCGCGGCCAGCTCGACGAGGCCGGAGGCCTGACCTACCTGATGGGGCTGGCCGATCAGGTGCCCACCGCTGTGTACGCCGAGCATTACGCGCGGATCGTGCTGGAAAAGGCCACGCTGCGCGGCAAGATCGCGGCGGCCGGGAAGTTGATGCAGGCCTGTTATGACCAGGCCGTCCCGCTGGAAGAGATCGACGCCATGACGGCACTGATCCCCAACCTCACCCGCTTTGACTCCGGACTGGAGCGGGTGGGGGACACGGTGCGCGCCGTGCTGGAACAGGCGGCCCAGGGCACCGGCCCGAACGGCGCGCCCACCGGCCTGAAGGACCTGGATGAACTGATGGGCGGCCTGGAACCCGGGCGCCTGTACGTCCTGGCCGCCCGGCCTGCGATGGGCAAGACCGCTGCGGCGTTCCAGATGGCGGTGCACGTGGCCAGGGTGCGCGGCCGGGTGCTGGGCTTCAGCCTGGAAATGCCCACGGAAGAGATCACGGCCCGCCTGCTGTGCAGTGAGGCGCGCGTGGACCTCAAGCGCTTCAGTGAATCCCGCCGGGGCCAGGGCAACCTGAACGACCGGGACTGGGAGCGCCTGACCCACGCGGGTGCTCACCTGGACGGCCTGCGCCTGGACATGCTGGCCAAGCCCGGCCTGAAGCTGCAGGAACTGCTGGACGCGGTGCGGCAAGCGCACCGGGACGAACCGCTGAGTCTGTTCGTGCTGGATTACCTCCAGCTCGTGCAGGTGAGCGGCCGGGCGGGGGAGAACACCGTGCAGCGCGTGACCATGATCAGCAGCGCGTTGAAGGGCCTGGCCATGGAACTGGGCATTCCTGTGCTGGCTCTCTCCCAGCTCAGCCGCGCGGTGGAACAGCGCCCCAACCACCGGCCCATGCTCAGTGACCTGCGTGAGTCGGGCAGCGTGGAACAGGACGCCGACGTGGTGATGTTCATCTACCGCGACGAGTACTACAACCAGGAGACCGATCAACGGGGCATCGCGGAGTTCATCCTGGGTAAGCAGCGCAACGGGCCCACCGGCACGGTGAAGACCCAGTTCCACAGCGCCTTCACCCGCTTCAACGACCTCGCCCCGGAATACGTGGGGTCGGCATGA